Proteins encoded within one genomic window of Oncorhynchus masou masou isolate Uvic2021 chromosome 1, UVic_Omas_1.1, whole genome shotgun sequence:
- the susd1 gene encoding sushi domain-containing protein 1 isoform X6: protein MYWRTALVILAFLTHAITEMRVTGQTLDVCATCHPNATCEEKVDGTGKACNCMYGFVGNGRTYCQDKNECQIGANKICGQHTACHNTYGSFYCTCLAGYSPSNNMAIFIPNDGTRCQDINECRVQGICGEGGKCTNMQGYFNCLCQVGYQVHNGAEPFHPHQDKALCKAIDCGQPPSALNAVQLSATGSHYGSVATFGCSEGFFWKSGENSSVCGAESVWKGPSLVCEEITCGDPPMLPHTGQVWNGSTNPGSTVLFYCKEGFHREGGGNISYCTENGFWTKATLSCKEIMCGGPPILPHTGQVWNGSTNPGSTVLFYCKEGFHRERGGDISQCTKDGNWTKATLSCKAIDCGQPPSALNAVQLSATGSHYGSVATFGCSEGFFWKSGENSSVCGAESVWKGPSLVCEEVDCGLPPALPHSVMLWDQSTRIGSEVVYQCNSGYYNVGEGNVSICTANGQWDQTSFLCEEIDCGEPVFISHAKMLWDRTSLIGSVVYYQCVEGYYSTSGKCYTECGENGLWEDIEIQCEELNCGAPLTLPHTNTLWDNTTVLGSVIEYVCKDGFYQEGGNSLSTCISSGQWGIVSIICKATCGPAPALANTEVVLQNTSVVVHRCLKGFHSWRGRNTSVCDITGKWQAATMRCREIKPAISDLVVFNEKCLRWKADKYEEDTENYRVVFVGFRAYQRSFHDKRKKLLSSTSDHPEICLNLLPVTNYTISITALSARFTSTLTTNTSLQVPQAPEILYREIEAPLPTLWLRRSANTLDPISFYQVFVLPLEGTLVFDCSSLNTPDFSSERKPHGQYITAQLHLRDIGKEINLTLGDGHYYGGFYNAPLQNGRDYYIILRAVSQWGGAFKTSCVIWAKVRDISYIMKVSSLFAGGSIGVFALAIFLGHCYTWFCKKT, encoded by the exons ATGTATTGGAGAACAGCACTTGTGATCTTGGCCTTTCTTACTCATGCCATTACAG AAATGCGAGTGACTGGTCAAACGTTGGATGTGTGTGCCACCTGTCACCCTAACGCCACCTGTGAGGAGAAGGTGGATGGTACCGGCAAAGCCTGTAACTGCATGTATGGCTTTGTTGGTAATGGAAGAACTTACTGTCAAG ACAAAAATGAATGTCAGATAGGAGCCAATAAGATCTGTGGGCAGCATACTGCCTGCCATAACACCTATGGAAGCTTCTACTGCACCTGCCTGGCAGGATACAGCCCTTCCAACAACATGGCCATCTTCATCCCCAATGATGGAACCCGCTGTCAGG ACATTAATGAGTGTAGAGTCCAAGGGATCTGTGGTGAGGGGGGTAAGTGCACAAACATGCAGGGGTATTTTAACTGCCTCTGCCAAGTGGGATACCAGGTTCACAATGGAGCAGAGCCATTCCACCCACACCAGGACAAGGCCTTGTGCAAAG CCATTGATTGTGGGCAGCCTCCCTCGGCTCTGAATGCAGTCCAGCTGTCAGCCACAGGATCACATTACGGCAGCGTCGCTACATTTGGCTGCTCTGAGGGATTCTTCTGGAAAAGTGGGGAGAACTCCTCCGTTTGTGGGGCAGAAAGTGTGTGGAAGGGCCCAAGTCTTGTTTGTGAAG AGATAACGTGTGGTGATCCCCCTATGCTGCCCCACACTGGACAGGTGTGGAATGGCAGCACAAACCCTGGCAGCACTGTGCTGTTTTACTGTAAAGAGGGATTtcatagagagggaggaggtaataTTTCCTACTGTACAGAAAATGGTTTCTGGACAAAGGCAACATTATCATGCAAAG AAATAATGTGTGGCGGTCCCCCTATACTGCCCCACACTGGACAGGTGTGGAATGGCAGCACAAACCCTGGCAGCACTGTGCTGTTTTACTGTAAAGAGGGATttcatagagagagaggaggggatatttCCCAATGCACTAAAGACGGTAACTGGACAAAGGCAACATTGTCATGTAAAG CCATTGATTGTGGGCAGCCTCCCTCGGCTCTGAATGCAGTCCAGCTGTCAGCCACAGGATCACATTACGGCAGCGTCGCTACATTTGGCTGCTCTGAGGGATTCTTCTGGAAAAGTGGGGAGAACTCCTCCGTTTGTGGGGCAGAAAGTGTGTGGAAGGGCCCAAGTCTTGTTTGTGAAG AGGTTGACTGTGGCTTGCCCCCTGCCCTCCCTCACTCAGTAATGTTGTGGGATCAGAGCACCAGGATAGGCTCTGAGGTGGTTTATCAGTGTAACTCTGGATATTACAATGTGGGAGAGGGAAATGTATCAATATGCACTGCCAATGGACAGTGGGACCAGACATCTTTTCTATGTGAAG AGATTGACTGTGGGGAGCCAGTATTTATATCCCATGCTAAGATGCTATGGGACCGGACATCGTTGATTGGTAGTGTGGTTTATTACCAATGTGTTGAAGGATATTACTCTACGAGTGGGAAATGTTATACTGAGTGTGGAGAGAATGGACTTTGGGAGGATATAGAAATTCAATGTGAAG AGTTAAACTGTGGGGCTCCACTAACCCTTCCCCATACTAACACGCTGTGGGACAACACAACTGTCCTGGGCAGTGTGATTGAGTATGTATGTAAGGATGGATTTTACCAAGAGGGAGGAAATAGTCTCTCAACATGTATATCATCAGGACAGTGGGGAattgtttcaataatatgcaaAG CTACATGTGGACCGGCCCCTGCTCTGGCCAACACGGAGGTGGTGCTGCAGAACACAAGTGTTGTGGTCCATCGTTGTCTGAAAGGATTCCACAGCTGGAGAGGAAGAAACACCTCTGTTTGTGACATCACTGGGAAGTGGCAAGCTGCCACAATGCGATGCAGAG AAATCAAGCCTGCCATCAGCGACTTGGTTGTCTTTAATGAAAAATGTTTGCGTTGGAAAGCAGACAAGTATGAAGAAGACACAGAGAATTACAGA GTAGTATTTGTGGGATTCAGGGCCTATCAAAGGTCATTCCATGACAAGAGGAAGAAGCTCCTCAGCTCCACTTCAGACCACCCTGAGATCTGCCTGAACCTGCTGCCTGTTACCAACTACACCATCAGCATCACTGCACTGTCTGCCAGGTTCACCTCCACACTCACAACAAACACCAGCCTACAAG TGCCTCAAGCCCCAGAGATTTTATACAGAGAAATTGAGGCTCCATTGCCCACTTTGTGGCTACGCAGATCAGCTAACACTCTGGACCCAATTAG TTTCTACCAGGTGTTTGTGTTGCCACTGGAGGGGACTCTTGTGTTTGACTGCAGCTCTCTTAACACCCCAGACTTCTCCAGTGAGAGGAAGCCCCATGGACAGTACATCACTGCCCAGCTCCATCTGAGGGATATAGGGAAAGAGATTAACCTGACTTTGGGCGATGGACACTACTATGGAGGGTTCTACAATGCTCCTTTACAGAACGGCAGAGACTATTACATCATATTACGAGCTGTCAGTCAATGGGGAGGG GCTTTCAAGACCTCTTGTGTTATTTGGGCAAAAGTGAGAG ATATATCCTACATAATGAAGGTTTCATCGCTTTTTGCTGGGGGATCAATTGGAGTCTTTGCtttggccatttttctgggacaCTGTTATACCTG GTTTTGTAAGAAGACATGA
- the susd1 gene encoding sushi domain-containing protein 1 isoform X4, which translates to MYWRTALVILAFLTHAITEMRVTGQTLDVCATCHPNATCEEKVDGTGKACNCMYGFVGNGRTYCQDKNECQIGANKICGQHTACHNTYGSFYCTCLAGYSPSNNMAIFIPNDGTRCQDINECRVQGICGEGGKCTNMQGYFNCLCQVGYQVHNGAEPFHPHQDKALCKAIDCGQPPSALNAVQLSATGSHYGSVATFGCSEGFFWKSGENSSVCGAESVWKGPSLVCEEVDCGLPPALPHSVMLWDQSTRIGSEVVYQCNSGYYNVGEGNVSVCTANGQWDKSALLCAEIMCGDPPILPHTGQVWNGSTNPGSTVLFYCKGGFYREGGGNISQCTRDGYWTKATLSCKEVDCSSPPALPHSVMLWDQSTRIGSEVVYQCNSGYYNVGEGNVSVCTANGQWDQTSFICEEITCGDPPMLPHTGQVWNGSTNPGSTVLFYCKEGFHREGGGNISYCTENGFWTKATLSCKEIMCGGPPILPHTGQVWNGSTNPGSTVLFYCKEGFHRERGGDISQCTKDGNWTKATLSCKAIDCGQPPSALNAVQLSATGSHYGSVATFGCSEGFFWKSGENSSVCGAESVWKGPSLVCEEVDCGLPPALPHSVMLWDQSTRIGSEVVYQCNSGYYNVGEGNVSICTANGQWDQTSFLCEEIDCGEPVFISHAKMLWDRTSLIGSVVYYQCVEGYYSTSGKCYTECGENGLWEDIEIQCEELNCGAPLTLPHTNTLWDNTTVLGSVIEYVCKDGFYQEGGNSLSTCISSGQWGIVSIICKATCGPAPALANTEVVLQNTSVVVHRCLKGFHSWRGRNTSVCDITGKWQAATMRCREIKPAISDLVVFNEKCLRWKADKYEEDTENYRVVFVGFRAYQRSFHDKRKKLLSSTSDHPEICLNLLPVTNYTISITALSARFTSTLTTNTSLQVPQAPEILYREIEAPLPTLWLRRSANTLDPIRLLQ; encoded by the exons ATGTATTGGAGAACAGCACTTGTGATCTTGGCCTTTCTTACTCATGCCATTACAG AAATGCGAGTGACTGGTCAAACGTTGGATGTGTGTGCCACCTGTCACCCTAACGCCACCTGTGAGGAGAAGGTGGATGGTACCGGCAAAGCCTGTAACTGCATGTATGGCTTTGTTGGTAATGGAAGAACTTACTGTCAAG ACAAAAATGAATGTCAGATAGGAGCCAATAAGATCTGTGGGCAGCATACTGCCTGCCATAACACCTATGGAAGCTTCTACTGCACCTGCCTGGCAGGATACAGCCCTTCCAACAACATGGCCATCTTCATCCCCAATGATGGAACCCGCTGTCAGG ACATTAATGAGTGTAGAGTCCAAGGGATCTGTGGTGAGGGGGGTAAGTGCACAAACATGCAGGGGTATTTTAACTGCCTCTGCCAAGTGGGATACCAGGTTCACAATGGAGCAGAGCCATTCCACCCACACCAGGACAAGGCCTTGTGCAAAG CCATTGATTGTGGGCAGCCTCCCTCGGCTCTGAATGCAGTCCAGCTGTCAGCCACAGGATCACATTACGGCAGCGTCGCTACATTTGGCTGCTCTGAGGGATTCTTCTGGAAAAGTGGGGAGAACTCCTCCGTTTGTGGGGCAGAAAGTGTGTGGAAGGGCCCAAGTCTTGTTTGTGAAG AGGTTGACTGTGGCTTGCCCCCTGCCCTCCCTCACTCAGTAATGTTGTGGGATCAGAGCACCAGGATAGGCTCTGAGGTGGTTTATCAGTGTAACTCTGGATATTACAATGTGGGAGAGGGAAATGTATCAGTATGCACTGCCAATGGACAGTGGGACAAGTCAGCTTTGCTATGTGCAG AGATAATGTGTGGTGATCCCCCTATACTGCCCCACACTGGGCAGGTGTGGAATGGCAGCACAAACCCTGGCAGCACTGTGCTGTTTTACTGTAAAGGAGGGTtttatagagagggaggggggaatatTTCCCAATGCACTAGAGATGGTTACTGGACAAAGGCAACATTGTCATGTAAAG AGGTTGACTGTAgttctccccctgccctccctcacTCAGTAATGTTGTGGGATCAGAGCACCAGGATAGGCTCTGAGGTGGTTTATCAGTGTAACTCTGGATATTACAATGTGGGAGAGGGAAATGTATCAGTATGCACTGCCAATGGACAGTGGGACCAGACATCTTTTATATGTGAAG AGATAACGTGTGGTGATCCCCCTATGCTGCCCCACACTGGACAGGTGTGGAATGGCAGCACAAACCCTGGCAGCACTGTGCTGTTTTACTGTAAAGAGGGATTtcatagagagggaggaggtaataTTTCCTACTGTACAGAAAATGGTTTCTGGACAAAGGCAACATTATCATGCAAAG AAATAATGTGTGGCGGTCCCCCTATACTGCCCCACACTGGACAGGTGTGGAATGGCAGCACAAACCCTGGCAGCACTGTGCTGTTTTACTGTAAAGAGGGATttcatagagagagaggaggggatatttCCCAATGCACTAAAGACGGTAACTGGACAAAGGCAACATTGTCATGTAAAG CCATTGATTGTGGGCAGCCTCCCTCGGCTCTGAATGCAGTCCAGCTGTCAGCCACAGGATCACATTACGGCAGCGTCGCTACATTTGGCTGCTCTGAGGGATTCTTCTGGAAAAGTGGGGAGAACTCCTCCGTTTGTGGGGCAGAAAGTGTGTGGAAGGGCCCAAGTCTTGTTTGTGAAG AGGTTGACTGTGGCTTGCCCCCTGCCCTCCCTCACTCAGTAATGTTGTGGGATCAGAGCACCAGGATAGGCTCTGAGGTGGTTTATCAGTGTAACTCTGGATATTACAATGTGGGAGAGGGAAATGTATCAATATGCACTGCCAATGGACAGTGGGACCAGACATCTTTTCTATGTGAAG AGATTGACTGTGGGGAGCCAGTATTTATATCCCATGCTAAGATGCTATGGGACCGGACATCGTTGATTGGTAGTGTGGTTTATTACCAATGTGTTGAAGGATATTACTCTACGAGTGGGAAATGTTATACTGAGTGTGGAGAGAATGGACTTTGGGAGGATATAGAAATTCAATGTGAAG AGTTAAACTGTGGGGCTCCACTAACCCTTCCCCATACTAACACGCTGTGGGACAACACAACTGTCCTGGGCAGTGTGATTGAGTATGTATGTAAGGATGGATTTTACCAAGAGGGAGGAAATAGTCTCTCAACATGTATATCATCAGGACAGTGGGGAattgtttcaataatatgcaaAG CTACATGTGGACCGGCCCCTGCTCTGGCCAACACGGAGGTGGTGCTGCAGAACACAAGTGTTGTGGTCCATCGTTGTCTGAAAGGATTCCACAGCTGGAGAGGAAGAAACACCTCTGTTTGTGACATCACTGGGAAGTGGCAAGCTGCCACAATGCGATGCAGAG AAATCAAGCCTGCCATCAGCGACTTGGTTGTCTTTAATGAAAAATGTTTGCGTTGGAAAGCAGACAAGTATGAAGAAGACACAGAGAATTACAGA GTAGTATTTGTGGGATTCAGGGCCTATCAAAGGTCATTCCATGACAAGAGGAAGAAGCTCCTCAGCTCCACTTCAGACCACCCTGAGATCTGCCTGAACCTGCTGCCTGTTACCAACTACACCATCAGCATCACTGCACTGTCTGCCAGGTTCACCTCCACACTCACAACAAACACCAGCCTACAAG TGCCTCAAGCCCCAGAGATTTTATACAGAGAAATTGAGGCTCCATTGCCCACTTTGTGGCTACGCAGATCAGCTAACACTCTGGACCCAATTAG ACTTCTCCAGTGA
- the susd1 gene encoding sushi domain-containing protein 1 isoform X1, which translates to MYWRTALVILAFLTHAITEMRVTGQTLDVCATCHPNATCEEKVDGTGKACNCMYGFVGNGRTYCQDKNECQIGANKICGQHTACHNTYGSFYCTCLAGYSPSNNMAIFIPNDGTRCQDINECRVQGICGEGGKCTNMQGYFNCLCQVGYQVHNGAEPFHPHQDKALCKAIDCGQPPSALNAVQLSATGSHYGSVATFGCSEGFFWKSGENSSVCGAESVWKGPSLVCEEVDCGLPPALPHSVMLWDQSTRIGSEVVYQCNSGYYNVGEGNVSVCTANGQWDKSALLCAEIMCGDPPILPHTGQVWNGSTNPGSTVLFYCKGGFYREGGGNISQCTRDGYWTKATLSCKEVDCSSPPALPHSVMLWDQSTRIGSEVVYQCNSGYYNVGEGNVSVCTANGQWDQTSFICEEITCGDPPMLPHTGQVWNGSTNPGSTVLFYCKEGFHREGGGNISYCTENGFWTKATLSCKEIMCGGPPILPHTGQVWNGSTNPGSTVLFYCKEGFHRERGGDISQCTKDGNWTKATLSCKAIDCGQPPSALNAVQLSATGSHYGSVATFGCSEGFFWKSGENSSVCGAESVWKGPSLVCEEVDCGLPPALPHSVMLWDQSTRIGSEVVYQCNSGYYNVGEGNVSICTANGQWDQTSFLCEEIDCGEPVFISHAKMLWDRTSLIGSVVYYQCVEGYYSTSGKCYTECGENGLWEDIEIQCEELNCGAPLTLPHTNTLWDNTTVLGSVIEYVCKDGFYQEGGNSLSTCISSGQWGIVSIICKATCGPAPALANTEVVLQNTSVVVHRCLKGFHSWRGRNTSVCDITGKWQAATMRCREIKPAISDLVVFNEKCLRWKADKYEEDTENYRVVFVGFRAYQRSFHDKRKKLLSSTSDHPEICLNLLPVTNYTISITALSARFTSTLTTNTSLQVPQAPEILYREIEAPLPTLWLRRSANTLDPISFYQVFVLPLEGTLVFDCSSLNTPDFSSERKPHGQYITAQLHLRDIGKEINLTLGDGHYYGGFYNAPLQNGRDYYIILRAVSQWGGAFKTSCVIWAKVRDISYIMKVSSLFAGGSIGVFALAIFLGHCYTWFCKKT; encoded by the exons ATGTATTGGAGAACAGCACTTGTGATCTTGGCCTTTCTTACTCATGCCATTACAG AAATGCGAGTGACTGGTCAAACGTTGGATGTGTGTGCCACCTGTCACCCTAACGCCACCTGTGAGGAGAAGGTGGATGGTACCGGCAAAGCCTGTAACTGCATGTATGGCTTTGTTGGTAATGGAAGAACTTACTGTCAAG ACAAAAATGAATGTCAGATAGGAGCCAATAAGATCTGTGGGCAGCATACTGCCTGCCATAACACCTATGGAAGCTTCTACTGCACCTGCCTGGCAGGATACAGCCCTTCCAACAACATGGCCATCTTCATCCCCAATGATGGAACCCGCTGTCAGG ACATTAATGAGTGTAGAGTCCAAGGGATCTGTGGTGAGGGGGGTAAGTGCACAAACATGCAGGGGTATTTTAACTGCCTCTGCCAAGTGGGATACCAGGTTCACAATGGAGCAGAGCCATTCCACCCACACCAGGACAAGGCCTTGTGCAAAG CCATTGATTGTGGGCAGCCTCCCTCGGCTCTGAATGCAGTCCAGCTGTCAGCCACAGGATCACATTACGGCAGCGTCGCTACATTTGGCTGCTCTGAGGGATTCTTCTGGAAAAGTGGGGAGAACTCCTCCGTTTGTGGGGCAGAAAGTGTGTGGAAGGGCCCAAGTCTTGTTTGTGAAG AGGTTGACTGTGGCTTGCCCCCTGCCCTCCCTCACTCAGTAATGTTGTGGGATCAGAGCACCAGGATAGGCTCTGAGGTGGTTTATCAGTGTAACTCTGGATATTACAATGTGGGAGAGGGAAATGTATCAGTATGCACTGCCAATGGACAGTGGGACAAGTCAGCTTTGCTATGTGCAG AGATAATGTGTGGTGATCCCCCTATACTGCCCCACACTGGGCAGGTGTGGAATGGCAGCACAAACCCTGGCAGCACTGTGCTGTTTTACTGTAAAGGAGGGTtttatagagagggaggggggaatatTTCCCAATGCACTAGAGATGGTTACTGGACAAAGGCAACATTGTCATGTAAAG AGGTTGACTGTAgttctccccctgccctccctcacTCAGTAATGTTGTGGGATCAGAGCACCAGGATAGGCTCTGAGGTGGTTTATCAGTGTAACTCTGGATATTACAATGTGGGAGAGGGAAATGTATCAGTATGCACTGCCAATGGACAGTGGGACCAGACATCTTTTATATGTGAAG AGATAACGTGTGGTGATCCCCCTATGCTGCCCCACACTGGACAGGTGTGGAATGGCAGCACAAACCCTGGCAGCACTGTGCTGTTTTACTGTAAAGAGGGATTtcatagagagggaggaggtaataTTTCCTACTGTACAGAAAATGGTTTCTGGACAAAGGCAACATTATCATGCAAAG AAATAATGTGTGGCGGTCCCCCTATACTGCCCCACACTGGACAGGTGTGGAATGGCAGCACAAACCCTGGCAGCACTGTGCTGTTTTACTGTAAAGAGGGATttcatagagagagaggaggggatatttCCCAATGCACTAAAGACGGTAACTGGACAAAGGCAACATTGTCATGTAAAG CCATTGATTGTGGGCAGCCTCCCTCGGCTCTGAATGCAGTCCAGCTGTCAGCCACAGGATCACATTACGGCAGCGTCGCTACATTTGGCTGCTCTGAGGGATTCTTCTGGAAAAGTGGGGAGAACTCCTCCGTTTGTGGGGCAGAAAGTGTGTGGAAGGGCCCAAGTCTTGTTTGTGAAG AGGTTGACTGTGGCTTGCCCCCTGCCCTCCCTCACTCAGTAATGTTGTGGGATCAGAGCACCAGGATAGGCTCTGAGGTGGTTTATCAGTGTAACTCTGGATATTACAATGTGGGAGAGGGAAATGTATCAATATGCACTGCCAATGGACAGTGGGACCAGACATCTTTTCTATGTGAAG AGATTGACTGTGGGGAGCCAGTATTTATATCCCATGCTAAGATGCTATGGGACCGGACATCGTTGATTGGTAGTGTGGTTTATTACCAATGTGTTGAAGGATATTACTCTACGAGTGGGAAATGTTATACTGAGTGTGGAGAGAATGGACTTTGGGAGGATATAGAAATTCAATGTGAAG AGTTAAACTGTGGGGCTCCACTAACCCTTCCCCATACTAACACGCTGTGGGACAACACAACTGTCCTGGGCAGTGTGATTGAGTATGTATGTAAGGATGGATTTTACCAAGAGGGAGGAAATAGTCTCTCAACATGTATATCATCAGGACAGTGGGGAattgtttcaataatatgcaaAG CTACATGTGGACCGGCCCCTGCTCTGGCCAACACGGAGGTGGTGCTGCAGAACACAAGTGTTGTGGTCCATCGTTGTCTGAAAGGATTCCACAGCTGGAGAGGAAGAAACACCTCTGTTTGTGACATCACTGGGAAGTGGCAAGCTGCCACAATGCGATGCAGAG AAATCAAGCCTGCCATCAGCGACTTGGTTGTCTTTAATGAAAAATGTTTGCGTTGGAAAGCAGACAAGTATGAAGAAGACACAGAGAATTACAGA GTAGTATTTGTGGGATTCAGGGCCTATCAAAGGTCATTCCATGACAAGAGGAAGAAGCTCCTCAGCTCCACTTCAGACCACCCTGAGATCTGCCTGAACCTGCTGCCTGTTACCAACTACACCATCAGCATCACTGCACTGTCTGCCAGGTTCACCTCCACACTCACAACAAACACCAGCCTACAAG TGCCTCAAGCCCCAGAGATTTTATACAGAGAAATTGAGGCTCCATTGCCCACTTTGTGGCTACGCAGATCAGCTAACACTCTGGACCCAATTAG TTTCTACCAGGTGTTTGTGTTGCCACTGGAGGGGACTCTTGTGTTTGACTGCAGCTCTCTTAACACCCCAGACTTCTCCAGTGAGAGGAAGCCCCATGGACAGTACATCACTGCCCAGCTCCATCTGAGGGATATAGGGAAAGAGATTAACCTGACTTTGGGCGATGGACACTACTATGGAGGGTTCTACAATGCTCCTTTACAGAACGGCAGAGACTATTACATCATATTACGAGCTGTCAGTCAATGGGGAGGG GCTTTCAAGACCTCTTGTGTTATTTGGGCAAAAGTGAGAG ATATATCCTACATAATGAAGGTTTCATCGCTTTTTGCTGGGGGATCAATTGGAGTCTTTGCtttggccatttttctgggacaCTGTTATACCTG GTTTTGTAAGAAGACATGA